A stretch of the Saccharolobus caldissimus genome encodes the following:
- the porB gene encoding pyruvate synthase subunit PorB, which translates to MSLGLRGILNRHNALLSGTSACPGCPENMALRMLGMGLGKDVVLVVVAGCSSVIQGNAPYNAFNFPVVNVAFAAGPATASGLARAYKQKGKDVTVVVWAGDGGTADIGFASLSGAAERNENILYLCVDNEAYMNSGGQRSGSTPFGAITSTTPEGKKENKKNLPLLMIAHNIPYVATASVGYPHDYINKLKKAKQVQGFKYIHVLTPDPYGWLFDPSKTAEVAKLAVQSCYWPLFEYHNGKLEISPESLHCLDKRTRRPIRDFLSIQGRFKRMSEQDIKILEQYIDDMWKKLESML; encoded by the coding sequence TTGAGTTTAGGACTCCGAGGGATATTGAATAGACATAATGCATTATTATCTGGGACTTCAGCATGTCCTGGATGTCCAGAAAATATGGCATTGCGTATGCTAGGTATGGGGCTAGGTAAGGATGTAGTATTAGTGGTTGTAGCTGGCTGTTCTTCAGTTATACAAGGTAATGCACCATATAATGCTTTTAACTTTCCAGTAGTGAATGTAGCTTTCGCAGCAGGTCCGGCTACAGCTTCTGGCTTAGCTAGAGCGTATAAGCAAAAAGGTAAAGACGTTACTGTAGTAGTATGGGCAGGAGATGGTGGAACTGCAGATATAGGCTTTGCTTCGTTAAGTGGAGCTGCTGAAAGGAATGAGAATATACTTTACTTATGTGTTGATAATGAAGCTTATATGAATAGTGGAGGTCAGAGAAGTGGTTCAACTCCATTTGGTGCAATAACTTCCACAACGCCTGAAGGAAAGAAGGAAAATAAGAAAAACCTACCATTATTAATGATAGCTCATAATATTCCTTATGTTGCTACGGCATCTGTAGGTTATCCGCATGACTATATAAATAAATTAAAAAAGGCTAAGCAGGTTCAAGGTTTTAAATACATTCATGTGTTAACTCCAGATCCTTATGGTTGGTTATTTGATCCCTCTAAAACAGCTGAAGTAGCGAAATTAGCTGTTCAATCATGTTATTGGCCACTTTTTGAATATCATAACGGTAAATTAGAGATAAGTCCAGAGAGTTTACATTGTCTTGATAAAAGGACTAGAAGGCCAATTAGGGACTTCCTAAGTATTCAAGGAAGATTTAAGAGAATGAGTGAACAAGACATTAAGATATTAGAACAGTACATAGATGATATGTGGAAAAAATTGGAGTCAATGCTTTAA
- a CDS encoding glycosyltransferase family 4 protein: MFNVSINTQTPPVRFTLTYKDLLEKYGYLDLPIDLNLLSSDDYHLSVGGVAKMMLALINSKAFNKVRWVSLGPGYPPSIKMENTEVHFVDLDPRSLANYTRFKEGLYNESHGLGKYEIVGEEYIAYANYNWLSAQKLLEFYKDTDIYFINDFQQLLVGGIIGPSAPAVLWYHIPFIPENLNKKMREFLIKSFEGFDLVIFSTKRDLEGLVRVGAKVKVKQIYPFIDPSSYKTVGKEKIQYIEDKYGIKNDDKVILVVARMDPMKSQDLAIMAIKNLDAKLVLAGDGSFTSKTLGHDKGSIWVSKLRKIAKELGVEDKVIFTGYVPDEELFALYQRANVILLPSRIEGFGLAVCEGWLYSKPAVVSSGAGVSELIIEGGNGYVFKSGNVNELAEKLKLALKDEKVGTLGLETSKKCSVNNAINEIREAFEIASEEYKKV; the protein is encoded by the coding sequence ATGTTTAATGTCTCTATTAATACTCAAACACCGCCTGTTAGATTTACATTAACCTATAAAGATCTATTGGAAAAATATGGATATTTAGATCTTCCTATAGATTTAAATTTACTTAGCAGTGATGATTATCATCTCTCAGTAGGTGGAGTAGCTAAAATGATGCTAGCCCTTATTAACTCTAAGGCTTTCAATAAGGTCAGATGGGTATCTTTAGGCCCAGGATATCCACCATCTATTAAAATGGAAAACACTGAAGTTCACTTCGTTGATTTAGATCCAAGGTCTTTAGCTAATTATACTAGATTTAAAGAGGGTTTATATAATGAAAGCCATGGATTAGGTAAATATGAAATAGTAGGAGAGGAATATATAGCATATGCAAATTATAATTGGCTCTCAGCCCAAAAATTACTGGAATTTTACAAAGACACTGATATCTACTTTATAAATGACTTTCAACAACTACTTGTTGGAGGAATAATAGGCCCCTCAGCTCCAGCAGTCTTGTGGTACCATATACCATTCATTCCAGAAAACTTAAATAAGAAGATGAGGGAATTTCTAATTAAGTCTTTCGAAGGATTTGACTTAGTAATATTCAGCACGAAAAGGGATTTAGAAGGGTTAGTAAGAGTTGGGGCAAAAGTAAAAGTAAAGCAGATATATCCTTTTATAGATCCATCTTCATATAAAACCGTAGGTAAAGAAAAAATTCAGTATATCGAGGATAAATACGGCATAAAAAACGATGACAAAGTAATTTTAGTAGTAGCTAGAATGGACCCAATGAAGAGTCAAGATCTTGCAATAATGGCAATAAAGAATTTAGACGCTAAATTGGTTTTAGCTGGTGATGGTAGTTTTACTAGTAAAACATTAGGTCATGATAAGGGAAGTATTTGGGTAAGTAAATTAAGGAAGATAGCTAAGGAGTTAGGAGTAGAAGATAAGGTCATTTTCACTGGTTATGTACCAGATGAAGAGCTGTTCGCCTTATATCAGAGGGCTAACGTTATACTATTACCTTCTAGAATAGAGGGATTCGGATTAGCTGTATGTGAGGGATGGCTTTATAGTAAACCTGCAGTTGTAAGTAGCGGTGCTGGAGTAAGTGAGTTAATAATCGAAGGAGGGAACGGATATGTATTTAAATCTGGTAATGTTAATGAGTTAGCAGAGAAACTAAAGCTAGCATTAAAGGATGAAAAGGTAGGAACTTTAGGCCTTGAAACATCTAAAAAATGTTCCGTCAATAACGCAATTAATGAGATAAGAGAGGCTTTCGAAATAGCTTCTGAGGAATATAAGAAGGTTTAA
- the treH2 gene encoding alpha,alpha-trehalase TreH2 translates to MAKYYEFLSNGITSALIKEGSVDWLPLPRFDSPSIFTKILDEERGGYFSITPVENFEVIYENYIENTLILRTIFKTDKGTAELIDFLPLSLSGLIRIYDSQIELKMSIKPFFEYGLIAPAIIKVKRGIIFKNPKSKEGVEVLIGGNYEIIDSTDFVLKKGKGYIYLLYSKDLRYGLFSNKGFVYSEPYEALNKAIKYWRRRVENAIKVNIYKEAYYRSLLVLLGLIYEPSGGIIAAPTTSLPEIIGGSRNWDYRYVWVRDAAYSAEALIKAGLLVKARDIIGFLTSMVDPSSKSFDHPLYTIDGTAPPAEEVLEWLEGHRKSFPVRIGNAAYMQIQMDVEGAYMHSLYEYYKASNDLQYINDIWWAIEAIAEWTIKSWKLKSTDLWEQRGVEEHFTHTKVMNWVALDRAGKLAKELGYTKEAEEWLIVAEDIKNDILRNGYSEKYGHFVRYYGGDSVDAALLTLPLYNFIDVKDPRFLKTLEVIERELTVSEGLLLRYKDDFLGSVRHPFTLVSTWLARVYIKLNQISKARRIIDKLIKCSTDSLLLGEHIDQNSCEPRGNFPQAFPHAGLVMAIIELEEKMV, encoded by the coding sequence GTGGCTAAGTACTACGAGTTTCTCTCTAATGGAATAACGTCAGCATTAATAAAAGAGGGAAGCGTTGATTGGTTGCCATTACCTAGATTCGACTCTCCATCAATTTTCACTAAAATCTTAGATGAGGAGAGAGGAGGATATTTTAGTATAACACCCGTAGAGAATTTCGAGGTAATATATGAAAATTATATAGAAAATACTCTGATTTTAAGGACAATCTTTAAGACTGATAAGGGAACTGCTGAGCTTATAGACTTTTTACCCCTTTCTCTTTCTGGATTAATAAGAATTTATGATAGTCAAATTGAGTTAAAGATGAGTATAAAACCTTTCTTCGAATATGGTCTTATAGCGCCAGCAATAATCAAGGTTAAAAGGGGGATAATTTTCAAGAACCCTAAATCTAAAGAGGGCGTAGAAGTTCTGATAGGTGGAAACTATGAAATTATAGACTCTACTGATTTTGTTTTAAAGAAGGGAAAAGGCTATATATACTTATTATATTCTAAGGATTTAAGATATGGCTTGTTTAGTAATAAAGGATTCGTATATTCAGAACCTTATGAAGCATTAAATAAGGCAATAAAATATTGGAGAAGAAGAGTGGAAAACGCGATAAAAGTAAATATCTATAAGGAGGCTTATTATAGGTCTCTATTAGTCCTATTAGGTTTAATATATGAACCTTCTGGTGGAATTATTGCAGCGCCAACTACATCACTTCCAGAGATCATAGGCGGTTCTAGAAACTGGGACTATAGATATGTATGGGTTAGGGATGCTGCCTATTCTGCAGAGGCTCTAATTAAGGCTGGACTTTTAGTTAAGGCTAGAGATATTATTGGTTTTTTAACTTCTATGGTAGATCCCTCCTCTAAGAGTTTCGATCATCCTCTTTACACAATAGATGGTACAGCACCTCCTGCAGAAGAAGTGTTAGAGTGGCTTGAGGGTCATAGAAAATCATTCCCAGTTAGAATAGGTAATGCGGCATATATGCAAATACAAATGGATGTAGAAGGAGCTTATATGCATTCGCTTTATGAGTACTATAAGGCTAGTAACGATCTACAATATATTAACGATATTTGGTGGGCTATTGAGGCAATAGCCGAATGGACTATTAAGAGCTGGAAACTTAAGAGCACAGATCTATGGGAACAGAGAGGTGTAGAAGAGCATTTTACGCACACAAAGGTAATGAACTGGGTTGCGTTGGATAGAGCTGGGAAATTGGCTAAAGAGTTGGGATATACTAAAGAAGCAGAAGAGTGGCTTATCGTAGCTGAGGATATAAAAAACGATATTTTAAGGAATGGATATTCTGAAAAATATGGACATTTTGTACGATATTATGGAGGAGATTCTGTAGACGCTGCACTATTGACTTTACCCTTATATAATTTCATAGACGTTAAAGATCCTAGATTTCTAAAGACTTTAGAAGTTATAGAAAGGGAATTGACAGTATCTGAGGGTCTATTGTTAAGATATAAGGATGATTTCTTAGGATCTGTGAGGCATCCATTTACTTTAGTCTCAACCTGGTTAGCTAGAGTATATATTAAATTAAACCAGATTAGTAAAGCTAGAAGAATTATCGATAAGTTAATAAAATGTTCCACTGATTCCCTTTTATTAGGTGAGCATATAGATCAGAATAGTTGTGAACCAAGGGGTAATTTCCCACAAGCTTTTCCACATGCAGGTTTAGTAATGGCTATAATAGAACTAGAGGAGAAAATGGTATGA
- a CDS encoding mechanosensitive ion channel family protein codes for MSEIVNERRLIALIITSIISSLLIGIGVFVLSDIFKIIPSNYLLYIFATIWFIATILVSYFISNLIRSRLGKIIGYDNASSVSFIARLIGYIIAFIGFFVVVKVSIGTAFAAGGFAGLVLGLASQDVLSNIFGGIMLVFSRPYKVGDRITISTWQYGLIAPTYPPKFFSNDFLIPGYTGIVTDISLLYTTIYTDEQVPVKIPNSIMIQAAIFIHNKEEKRRVRTKYEISKDIDPDIVISTLRQKIKSLDFVINEPSIKILETTLNTYIIGIDTVCKTIYEEPVRSEILKVVMRTVKEIQEAHAINNSRLSNV; via the coding sequence ATGTCAGAAATCGTTAATGAAAGAAGATTAATAGCTCTAATTATAACGTCAATAATATCTTCGCTACTAATTGGAATTGGAGTTTTTGTTCTATCAGATATATTTAAAATTATTCCTTCAAATTATTTACTTTATATATTCGCTACTATATGGTTTATCGCAACTATATTAGTATCGTACTTTATTTCTAATTTAATAAGATCAAGATTAGGTAAAATTATAGGTTATGATAACGCTTCAAGTGTTTCTTTTATTGCAAGACTTATAGGATATATTATAGCATTTATAGGTTTTTTCGTAGTAGTTAAGGTTAGCATTGGTACAGCATTTGCTGCAGGTGGTTTTGCAGGCTTAGTTTTAGGCTTAGCGTCTCAAGATGTTTTATCTAACATATTTGGTGGTATAATGTTAGTTTTTTCTAGACCTTATAAAGTAGGTGATAGGATAACTATTTCAACATGGCAGTACGGTCTTATAGCACCTACATATCCTCCTAAGTTCTTCTCTAATGACTTTCTAATTCCTGGTTATACCGGAATAGTAACAGACATCTCATTACTTTATACTACCATATATACTGATGAGCAGGTCCCAGTAAAGATACCCAATAGTATAATGATACAAGCTGCAATTTTCATACATAATAAAGAAGAAAAAAGAAGGGTGAGAACTAAGTATGAGATAAGTAAAGACATAGATCCTGATATTGTAATAAGCACACTTAGACAGAAGATAAAAAGTCTAGATTTTGTAATTAATGAACCTTCTATAAAAATTCTTGAAACTACACTTAATACATATATCATTGGAATTGATACAGTTTGTAAAACGATATATGAGGAACCAGTTAGAAGTGAGATTTTGAAAGTGGTTATGAGAACTGTAAAGGAGATACAGGAAGCGCATGCAATTAATAATTCTCGATTAAGTAATGTTTAA
- a CDS encoding MFS transporter, translating into MDSKIAMRTLLVLSLMLTLINYVETMVIPALPKIEDQFSTTATTVAWVTSAYLIVGAVASPIFGKLGDRYGKKKIYLISIVFYSIAVLLAGFSPNIYFLIGARAIQGLGYATFPLAIAIITDLFPKERVAWAQGILSATLALGPALGLLIGSYIVQDLGWPYAFHTAFILSIILLLISIKYIPEIPEKTKEKIDYIGATLLMVGVVAFLVYLSNGPSDGWTTLTQLTLLAISAISLALFIPFERKAIEPLMKLDLFKVRNIMVANIAGLISGAAMFLMYIGLTYYAQLPQPYGLGLSIISTGLLMAPVALSIMIVGPIVGRLINNIGPKPLLIMGSIISMIGFLMLDTFRSTEIQVLFGALVASIGVISIVIPLVNMVAVALPEEQRGIGIGMNTLIRTIGSSIGPVIATVYMDSYTAWIIYVFNNQYLPLASVPSSTAFNYIYITAIGLMLVNLIISLATRNYVIKRLKQQQTSAHV; encoded by the coding sequence ATGGATTCTAAAATAGCCATGAGAACTTTATTAGTTCTTTCGCTTATGCTAACGTTGATAAATTACGTAGAAACTATGGTAATTCCTGCATTACCTAAAATAGAAGATCAGTTCTCAACTACTGCAACTACAGTAGCCTGGGTTACATCTGCTTACCTTATAGTAGGCGCAGTAGCTTCACCAATTTTCGGAAAACTTGGGGATAGATATGGAAAGAAAAAGATATATTTAATTTCTATAGTATTTTACTCTATTGCTGTATTATTAGCTGGTTTTTCTCCAAATATTTATTTCTTAATAGGTGCTAGGGCAATTCAAGGTCTTGGATATGCAACATTTCCCTTAGCAATAGCTATAATAACTGATTTATTTCCTAAGGAGAGAGTTGCGTGGGCTCAAGGTATATTAAGTGCTACTTTAGCTCTTGGTCCAGCTTTAGGATTATTAATAGGTTCTTATATAGTCCAAGATTTAGGATGGCCTTACGCCTTTCATACAGCGTTCATATTATCAATAATTTTGTTATTAATTTCTATAAAATATATCCCTGAAATACCAGAAAAAACTAAAGAAAAAATAGATTATATAGGTGCCACATTACTTATGGTAGGTGTAGTAGCCTTTTTAGTTTATCTCAGTAACGGTCCAAGTGATGGATGGACGACGTTAACTCAATTAACTTTATTGGCAATATCAGCCATATCTTTGGCACTATTCATACCATTTGAAAGAAAGGCTATAGAACCTTTAATGAAATTAGATCTATTTAAAGTTAGGAATATAATGGTTGCTAATATTGCAGGATTAATTTCGGGAGCTGCAATGTTTCTAATGTACATAGGGTTAACTTATTATGCGCAGTTACCTCAACCCTATGGATTAGGCTTAAGTATAATCAGTACCGGCTTATTAATGGCACCAGTTGCTCTATCTATAATGATAGTAGGTCCTATCGTAGGAAGATTAATTAACAATATTGGGCCCAAACCATTACTAATAATGGGATCAATTATTAGTATGATAGGATTTCTGATGTTAGATACATTTAGGTCGACTGAGATTCAAGTTTTATTTGGTGCCCTAGTTGCATCAATTGGAGTAATTTCAATAGTAATTCCCTTAGTTAACATGGTTGCAGTGGCATTACCAGAAGAACAAAGGGGAATAGGGATTGGAATGAACACATTAATAAGAACAATAGGGAGTTCAATTGGTCCAGTAATAGCTACAGTATATATGGATAGTTATACTGCGTGGATAATTTATGTATTTAATAATCAATATTTACCATTAGCTTCAGTTCCCTCATCTACTGCATTTAATTACATATATATAACTGCAATAGGATTAATGTTAGTTAACCTAATAATATCATTAGCCACTAGAAACTATGTAATTAAAAGATTAAAGCAACAGCAAACTAGTGCTCATGTTTAA
- a CDS encoding DUF4898 domain-containing protein, with the protein MALVKLNDVSNYVEESLLKIIDINDSKFIVSFNPKIVNNFGKFFKNFIASANTYVLIVPVDMPIEPEKMKEEIILSKGNVNVIILSSFKLKDRVLVVGKD; encoded by the coding sequence ATGGCACTAGTAAAATTGAATGACGTATCAAATTATGTCGAGGAAAGTTTACTAAAAATAATAGATATAAATGACTCTAAATTTATAGTTTCATTTAATCCTAAAATAGTTAATAATTTTGGGAAATTCTTTAAAAATTTCATAGCTAGTGCTAATACCTATGTACTTATAGTGCCAGTAGATATGCCTATAGAGCCAGAAAAAATGAAAGAGGAAATAATATTGAGTAAAGGGAACGTTAATGTAATTATCTTATCTTCATTTAAGCTTAAGGATAGGGTTTTAGTAGTAGGAAAAGATTAA
- a CDS encoding Glu/Leu/Phe/Val family dehydrogenase, producing the protein MEEVLSSSLYTQQVKKLYKVGEILGLDSETLEVLSQPERVIQVKVQIRGSNGKIKTFMGWRSQHNSALGPYKGGVRFHPNVTQDEVVALSMIMTWKNSLLQLPYGGGKGGVRVDPRSLTREEVEQLSRKYVQALYKYLGSDLDIPAPDVNTDSQVMAWFLDEYIKITGRVDFAVFTGKPVELGGIGVRLYSTGLGVATVAREAAGKYIGGVEGARVIVQGFGNVGYYAAKFLSDMGAKIVGVSDSKGGVISESGLDVEKVKEVKDRTGSVVNYPEGKKVSNDELLISNCDILIPAALENVINKFNAPKVKAKLIVEGANGPLTADADEILWGRGVIVIPDILANAGGVVGSYVEWANNKMGEIINDDEARKLIIDRMSNAFRSLYEYHEKKMGDKDLRTAAMALAVDRVVSAMKARGLI; encoded by the coding sequence ATGGAGGAGGTTTTAAGTTCCAGTTTGTATACTCAGCAAGTTAAGAAGTTGTATAAGGTTGGGGAGATTTTGGGTTTGGATAGTGAGACTTTGGAGGTTCTTTCTCAGCCTGAGAGGGTTATTCAAGTTAAGGTTCAGATTAGGGGTTCTAATGGTAAGATTAAGACTTTTATGGGTTGGAGGAGTCAGCATAATTCTGCCTTGGGTCCTTATAAGGGTGGTGTTAGGTTTCATCCTAATGTTACTCAAGATGAGGTTGTTGCTTTGTCTATGATTATGACTTGGAAGAATTCCCTTTTGCAATTGCCTTATGGTGGGGGTAAGGGTGGTGTTAGGGTTGATCCTAGGAGTTTGACTAGGGAGGAGGTTGAGCAGTTGTCGAGGAAGTATGTTCAAGCGTTGTATAAGTATTTGGGTAGTGATTTGGATATTCCTGCCCCTGATGTTAATACTGATTCTCAAGTGATGGCTTGGTTTTTGGATGAGTATATTAAGATTACTGGGAGGGTTGATTTTGCAGTTTTTACCGGTAAGCCTGTTGAGTTGGGTGGTATTGGGGTTAGGTTGTATAGTACTGGTTTGGGTGTTGCTACTGTTGCTAGGGAGGCTGCTGGTAAGTATATTGGTGGTGTTGAGGGGGCTAGGGTTATTGTTCAAGGTTTTGGTAATGTTGGTTATTATGCTGCTAAGTTTTTGAGTGATATGGGGGCTAAGATTGTTGGTGTTAGTGATTCTAAGGGTGGGGTTATTAGTGAGTCTGGGCTTGATGTTGAGAAGGTTAAGGAGGTTAAGGATAGGACTGGGAGTGTTGTTAATTACCCTGAGGGTAAGAAGGTTAGTAATGATGAGTTATTAATTTCCAATTGCGATATTTTAATTCCTGCTGCTCTTGAGAATGTTATTAATAAGTTCAATGCTCCTAAGGTTAAGGCTAAGTTAATTGTTGAGGGTGCTAATGGTCCTCTGACTGCTGATGCCGATGAGATTTTGTGGGGTAGGGGCGTTATTGTAATACCGGATATTTTAGCCAATGCTGGTGGTGTTGTTGGTAGTTATGTTGAGTGGGCTAACAATAAGATGGGTGAGATTATCAATGACGATGAGGCTAGGAAGTTAATTATCGATAGGATGAGTAATGCTTTCAGGAGTTTATACGAATACCATGAGAAGAAGATGGGTGATAAGGACTTGAGGACTGCAGCAATGGCTTTAGCAGTTGATAGAGTTGTAAGTGCGATGAAGGCAAGAGGATTAATATAA
- a CDS encoding class I SAM-dependent methyltransferase produces the protein MRHHFYPPEEFRRKFERPEEYLPNLIKGKGVIVDYGCGNGFYCKYLINYAIKLYCIDINEVALREVKEKIKDAIVLTSPEEINDNSVDYVLLANSFHDMEDKEYAVRQIKRILKEGGKVIIIDWKKENTPIGPPLTIRMSEKEYLEWFKDFKLVNRFSPTPYHFGLVLEK, from the coding sequence ATGCGTCATCATTTTTATCCACCCGAAGAATTCAGAAGGAAATTTGAAAGACCAGAAGAGTACCTTCCAAACCTAATAAAAGGAAAGGGAGTAATAGTCGATTACGGCTGTGGAAATGGATTTTATTGTAAATACTTAATCAATTACGCTATAAAATTATACTGTATTGACATAAATGAAGTAGCGTTAAGGGAGGTTAAGGAAAAGATAAAGGACGCGATAGTCCTTACAAGTCCAGAAGAAATAAATGACAACTCAGTAGATTATGTACTCTTAGCTAACTCGTTCCACGATATGGAGGATAAGGAATATGCAGTAAGACAAATAAAGAGGATACTTAAAGAGGGAGGAAAGGTTATTATAATAGATTGGAAGAAGGAAAATACACCAATAGGTCCTCCCCTAACTATTAGAATGAGTGAGAAGGAATACTTAGAATGGTTCAAAGATTTTAAATTAGTCAATAGGTTCTCTCCAACGCCATATCACTTCGGTTTAGTTCTAGAAAAATAA
- a CDS encoding HEPN domain-containing protein has protein sequence MFHSEQALQLCIKYKLYTYLGDYPKMHDLRILYYDLKRFENIELDDLMLDFLT, from the coding sequence ATATTCCATTCAGAACAAGCCTTACAACTCTGTATTAAATATAAACTTTATACATATTTGGGAGATTATCCTAAAATGCATGATTTAAGAATATTGTACTATGATTTAAAAAGATTTGAAAACATAGAACTAGATGACTTAATGTTAGATTTTTTAACTTAA
- a CDS encoding nucleotidyltransferase domain-containing protein, with translation MSITDILEENKRIRDHYIKNLDFYLSKIKETVKNIDSNAKVILFGSYIRGNFRPDSDIDILIITNSINNEIDRLRIYHEVNKTIGNVNPFEIHVITENEYKFWYIRFLDVYKEI, from the coding sequence ATGTCTATAACTGACATCCTCGAGGAGAATAAAAGAATAAGGGATCATTATATAAAAAACTTAGATTTCTATTTATCTAAAATTAAAGAAACTGTCAAAAATATTGATTCAAATGCTAAAGTTATCCTTTTTGGGAGTTATATAAGAGGAAATTTTAGACCAGACAGTGATATAGATATTTTAATTATAACTAATAGCATAAACAACGAGATAGATAGGCTAAGGATTTACCACGAAGTAAATAAGACTATAGGTAATGTAAATCCATTTGAAATTCACGTGATTACTGAAAATGAATATAAATTCTGGTATATTAGATTTCTTGATGTGTATAAAGAGATATAA
- a CDS encoding metal-dependent hydrolase: MNLNTHIALALAVGLILFHNDITLAVLVGIGAAIPDLDREYIFTKRRIFAKYQLHRALFHNVFFALAITFFNVYLGLGVFLHIGLDLLTSPTDRGVELFFPLGRIIKNFQLDYDGNIKKSSGIKWYLEDPNRIINKTTDPGLKEVVKMPWIRIYGPFKNSRLVDWMIFYSSFIFIQLYEINNLIIWWINFIETAFVKYFFIDIGIILFYIAGEIWRRRLQFRKVTRSIKGSIIGIMIIGLILILYQGYHLYNPVITIVNLKIVELILVSLLLGFLVSFFHVKIRFKEIVL, encoded by the coding sequence ATGAACCTAAATACTCATATCGCTTTAGCCTTAGCCGTCGGATTAATCTTATTTCATAATGATATTACTCTAGCTGTGCTAGTTGGTATTGGTGCAGCTATACCAGATTTAGACAGGGAATATATATTCACTAAGAGGAGAATTTTCGCAAAATATCAGCTTCATAGGGCTTTATTTCATAACGTTTTCTTTGCTTTAGCAATTACGTTTTTCAACGTATATTTAGGCTTAGGGGTTTTTCTTCATATAGGCTTAGATCTATTAACATCACCTACAGATAGAGGTGTTGAATTATTTTTCCCATTAGGTAGAATTATCAAGAATTTTCAATTAGATTATGATGGTAATATAAAGAAGAGTAGTGGGATTAAGTGGTATTTAGAAGATCCCAATAGAATTATAAATAAAACTACCGATCCAGGATTAAAGGAAGTTGTTAAAATGCCTTGGATAAGGATATATGGTCCATTTAAGAACAGTAGACTTGTAGATTGGATGATATTTTACTCTAGTTTCATTTTTATACAATTGTATGAAATAAATAATCTTATAATATGGTGGATAAATTTCATTGAAACTGCCTTTGTTAAGTACTTCTTTATTGACATCGGTATAATACTTTTCTACATAGCTGGAGAAATTTGGAGAAGAAGATTGCAATTTAGAAAAGTTACTAGGAGTATAAAGGGTAGTATAATAGGTATAATGATAATTGGACTAATTTTAATATTATATCAAGGTTACCATTTATATAATCCCGTTATTACTATAGTTAATCTTAAAATTGTAGAGCTTATTCTAGTTTCATTATTATTAGGTTTTCTAGTATCCTTCTTTCATGTGAAGATTAGATTTAAAGAAATTGTATTATGA
- a CDS encoding PaREP1 family protein → MIIPREIEELLKKEAYEKGIDLELLIIDKLSFNLDPSTKVSLYLRKAEELFNKSLEYLKNDDLIQAAEKAWGACASMVKAYAEKKGLEHYRHRQLEEIMTKLISEKGGDKELISEWSVCLRLHSNFYEGFITKLDLSSSLELIKKFIEKMKTEII, encoded by the coding sequence ATGATAATACCTAGGGAAATTGAAGAATTATTAAAGAAAGAGGCTTATGAAAAAGGTATAGATTTAGAGTTATTAATAATAGATAAACTCTCTTTTAACTTAGATCCTTCAACTAAAGTTTCATTATATTTGAGGAAAGCCGAGGAATTATTCAATAAGTCCTTGGAATATCTTAAAAACGATGATTTAATTCAAGCTGCTGAAAAAGCGTGGGGTGCTTGTGCATCTATGGTTAAAGCTTATGCTGAAAAGAAAGGTTTAGAACACTATAGACATAGGCAATTGGAAGAAATTATGACTAAGTTAATCTCAGAAAAAGGAGGGGACAAGGAATTAATAAGTGAATGGAGTGTTTGCTTAAGATTACATTCGAATTTTTATGAAGGATTTATAACTAAATTGGATTTGAGTTCATCATTGGAGTTGATTAAAAAATTTATTGAAAAAATGAAAACTGAAATAATTTGA